From one Lotus japonicus ecotype B-129 chromosome 3, LjGifu_v1.2 genomic stretch:
- the LOC130749338 gene encoding protein NRT1/ PTR FAMILY 8.1-like has protein sequence MADVIKKHDAEEDDLYTKDGTLDIKKQPANKKETGNWKACRYILGNECCERLAYYGMSTNLVNYLKERFNQGNAAAAKSVNTWSGTCYLTPLLGAFLADSYLGRYWTIASFSSIYVIGMTLLTFSAIVPGLKPSCEAGKCHPTSGQTAACYISLYLIALGTGGIKPCVSSFGADQFDDNDETERKKKSSFFNWFYFSINIGALIASSVLVWIQMNVGWGWGFGVPAVAMVIAIIFFFIGSRWYRLQLPGGSPLTRICQVIVAASRKLKVQVPENESLLYETTDAESNIIGSRKLEHTNKLKCLDKAAVATESDSGKGLPNPWRLCTVTQVEELKSFIRLLPVWASLIAFATVYSQMNTMFVLQGNTMDQRIGPHFKIPSASLSLFDTLSVIFWAPVYDRIIVPYARKFTGNERGFTQLQRIGIGLVISIISMIVAGILEVVRLDIVRKNNYYDLETIPLSIFWQVPQYFLVGAAEVFTNIGQMEFFYGEAPDAMRSLCSALSLTTNALGNYVSSLLVTIVTDVTTRNGSLGWIPDNMNRGHLDYFYWLLTILSLLNFLVYLWIAKRYTYKKVAGNAQ, from the exons ATGGCTGATGTCATTAAGAAACACGATGCGGAAGAAGATGACTTATATACAAAAGACGGGACACTCGACATCAAAAAGCAACCTGCCAACAAGAAAGAGACTGGAAATTGGAAAGCATGCCGCTATATTCTCG GAAATGAATGTTGCGAAAGATTGGCGTACTATGGCATGAGTACAAACCTAGTGAACTATCTCAAGGAACGCTTCAACCAAGGAAATGCAGCTGCTGCGAAAAGTGTCAACACTTGGTCAGGGACATGCTACCTCACTCCGTTGCTTGGAGCCTTTTTAGCTGATTCATACTTGGGAAGATACTGGACAATTGCCAGCTTCTCATCTATCTATGTCATT GGAATGACACTTTTAACGTTTTCAGCTATTGTGCCTGGACTAAAGCCTTCATGTGAAGCTGGTAAATGCCATCCAACGTCAGGACAAACTGCAGCTTGCTATATATCACTCTACTTGATTGCTCTTGGAACTGGTGGTATCAAACCATGTGTCTCATCTTTTGGCGCTGACCAATTTGATGACAATGATGAAACtgagaggaaaaagaagagCTCTTTCTTCAATTGGTTTTACTTCTCAATCAACATCGGCGCGCTCATCGCTTCCTCCGTGTTAGTTTGGATACAAATGAATGTGGGCTGGGGATGGGGTTTTGGAGTACCTGCAGTTGCAATGGTCATTGcgattatatttttctttatcgGTAGCCGATGGTATAGACTTCAACTTCCTGGAGGAAGCCCCCTTACAAGGATTTGTCAAGTTATAGTTGCAGCATCAAGGAAACTTAAAGTCCAAGTGCCAGAAAACGAGTCTCTTCTCTATGAGACAACTGATGCAGAATCTAACATCATAGGGAGTCGCAAACTTGAACACACTAATAAATTAAA GTGCTTGGATAAGGCAGCAGTAGCAACAGAATCTGACAGCGGTAAGGGTCTGCCAAACCCATGGAGACTCTGCACAGTAACACAAGTTGAGGAGCTCAAGTCTTTTATTCGTCTGCTCCCAGTTTGGGCATCACTGATTGCCTTTGCAACGGTATACAGTCAAATGAACACCATGTTTGTGTTGCAAGGCAACACAATGGACCAGCGCATTGGTCCTCACTTCAAAATTCCATCAGCATCCCTCTCCCTCTTTGACACCCTCAGCGTCATCTTCTGGGCTCCAGTGTACGACCGCATCATCGTCCCCTACGCGAGAAAGTTCACGGGGAACGAACGAGGATTTACACAACTTCAAAGAATTGGCATTGGCCTCGTCATCTCTATCATCTCCATGATCGTTGCCGGCATTTTAGAGGTCGTTCGCCTTGACATAGTGAGGAAAAACAACTATTATGATCTTGAAACCATCCCCTTGTCAATCTTTTGGCAAGTCCCTCAGTATTTTCTCGTAGGAGCCGCCGAGGTTTTCACTAACATTGGTCAGATGGAGTTCTTCTATGGTGAGGCACCTGATGCTATGAGAAGTTTGTGTTCTGCTCTCTCACTCACAACTAATGCATTGGGAAATTATGTGAGCTCTTTGCTTGTTACCATCGTAACAGATGTCACCACAAGAAATGGAAGTCTTGGTTGGATTCCAGATAACATGAACAGAGGCCATCTTGATTACTTCTACTGGCTTTTGACCATTCTGAGCTTGCTCAACTTCCTGGTGTATCTCTGGATTGCTAAGAGGTATACATACAAAAAGGTGGCAGGAAATGCTCAGTGA